A stretch of the Nitratifractor salsuginis DSM 16511 genome encodes the following:
- a CDS encoding shikimate kinase, with protein sequence METVKKNIILIGFMGVGKGTTARAYAKKYGIYNIDTDDLIESKENRSIPRIFKKKGEAYFRRLEQETADWIECCVDGTLISCGGGFYQVDNLKKLGTVVLLDASYDWIYHRLSSAKNAKKKLAKRPLFSEPKKAKKLYEKREKAYRKVADLIVNVEGKSMDEILTEIHEGVEQLQKRKGVRS encoded by the coding sequence ATGGAAACGGTGAAAAAGAATATTATCCTGATCGGTTTTATGGGGGTAGGAAAGGGAACCACCGCCCGGGCCTATGCCAAAAAATACGGCATCTACAATATCGATACCGATGATCTGATCGAATCGAAGGAGAACCGGAGTATTCCCCGGATCTTCAAAAAGAAGGGGGAAGCCTATTTCCGGCGGCTGGAGCAGGAGACCGCCGACTGGATCGAATGTTGTGTCGATGGGACCCTGATCAGCTGCGGCGGAGGTTTCTACCAGGTGGACAACCTCAAAAAACTGGGGACGGTCGTGCTGCTGGATGCTTCCTACGATTGGATCTACCATCGGCTCAGCAGTGCCAAAAACGCCAAAAAGAAGCTGGCGAAGCGCCCCCTATTCTCCGAACCGAAAAAAGCCAAAAAGCTCTACGAAAAACGGGAAAAGGCTTACAGGAAAGTAGCTGACCTGATTGTCAACGTGGAGGGGAAAAGTATGGACGAGATTTTGACGGAGATTCATGAAGGGGTTGAGCAGCTGCAAAAGAGAAAGGGTGTTCGATCTTAG
- a CDS encoding SDR family NAD(P)-dependent oxidoreductase gives MRKVLITGVSTGLGAALAEALLRRGDAVYAIGQHENRAFANRPGYYFLPADLSDVEMIPENIKAFIDRHNFDLAILNAGILGDIREMDQFTLPEIREVMDLNVWANKQIIDTLDRHARPKQVVAVSSGAAVNGSKGWGPYSISKAALNMMIKVYAAEKPWTHYSAIAPGVVLTPMLEKILHREDEKEFPSIRRIKDGPILRPETAAERFLTACEAALRHPSGTFLDVRKMDL, from the coding sequence ATGCGCAAGGTTTTGATCACAGGGGTGAGCACGGGGCTGGGCGCCGCCCTGGCCGAGGCCCTCCTTCGGCGCGGTGATGCCGTCTACGCCATCGGACAGCATGAAAACCGGGCATTCGCCAACCGGCCCGGCTACTATTTTCTGCCTGCCGACCTCAGTGATGTGGAGATGATCCCCGAAAACATCAAGGCTTTTATCGACAGGCACAACTTCGATCTGGCTATTCTCAACGCCGGAATCCTGGGAGACATCCGCGAAATGGATCAGTTCACGCTTCCGGAGATCCGAGAGGTGATGGACCTCAACGTCTGGGCCAACAAGCAGATCATCGATACCCTGGACCGCCATGCACGTCCCAAACAGGTTGTCGCCGTCAGCTCCGGGGCCGCGGTCAACGGTTCCAAGGGTTGGGGCCCCTACTCCATCTCCAAAGCAGCACTCAATATGATGATCAAAGTCTATGCCGCCGAAAAGCCCTGGACCCATTACAGCGCCATCGCCCCCGGAGTCGTCCTGACCCCGATGCTGGAAAAGATCCTTCACCGTGAAGACGAGAAAGAGTTTCCTTCGATCCGCCGGATAAAAGACGGCCCCATTCTGCGCCCTGAAACCGCTGCAGAGCGTTTCCTCACAGCCTGTGAAGCTGCACTGCGTCATCCCAGCGGCACGTTCCTCGATGTGCGGAAGATGGATCTCTGA
- a CDS encoding chloride channel protein — protein MIKNNPEVAGPGIGFSILHLRTKKYIRFRTIIGKLLVSILTLSGGFIAGREGPSFFLGIAIGEWVGKAYGFGKKFKNMLGLIGGGAFTGALLKAPLGSSIFAMEIENMYDFDYRPFVPMIVSSIVSYLTFSFFRGNHAFIRLSHKAVWTLDSIPYIIAMGFVVSLIIYAYTLFFHFFVKVSRMIPIGRRPVVGTVMAIPFMVLLYLISKNPDILSAPVHMNILSNLAQIKFSILIDMAIIFFTIIITSFTLGFGIPGGLILPVLIIGAATGNIFGHIFPDQIVMFSLAGMGAGLSAGAKTPLAAIVMITEMSHDDVVIPMTAAVITSYIVSFGYSLYLGQENIFRSNLKDFTPTTRNYPPKEA, from the coding sequence GTGATCAAAAACAATCCGGAAGTAGCCGGACCCGGTATCGGATTTTCCATTCTGCATCTCCGAACGAAAAAGTATATAAGGTTCAGAACGATCATCGGGAAACTTCTGGTTTCGATTTTGACACTTTCGGGCGGTTTCATAGCCGGTCGGGAGGGGCCATCCTTCTTTCTCGGAATAGCGATTGGAGAGTGGGTAGGAAAAGCCTACGGTTTTGGGAAAAAATTCAAAAACATGCTTGGGCTTATCGGGGGAGGCGCTTTTACCGGCGCACTCCTCAAAGCGCCTCTGGGCAGCTCGATCTTTGCAATGGAAATTGAGAATATGTACGATTTCGACTACAGGCCTTTCGTGCCGATGATCGTCTCTTCCATCGTGAGTTATCTTACCTTTTCCTTTTTTCGCGGCAACCATGCTTTCATAAGGCTTTCCCATAAAGCGGTCTGGACACTCGACAGCATCCCCTATATCATCGCGATGGGTTTTGTCGTCTCTTTGATTATCTACGCCTACACTCTGTTTTTTCACTTTTTTGTCAAAGTCTCGAGAATGATACCGATTGGCAGAAGACCGGTTGTCGGCACCGTCATGGCGATTCCTTTTATGGTGCTGCTCTATCTTATCAGTAAAAACCCCGATATACTCTCCGCGCCTGTGCATATGAATATACTCTCAAATCTCGCCCAGATAAAGTTTTCCATTCTGATCGACATGGCAATTATTTTCTTTACGATCATTATCACCAGCTTTACCCTCGGTTTCGGTATTCCCGGAGGACTGATCCTGCCTGTCTTGATTATAGGCGCCGCTACGGGAAATATTTTTGGGCACATTTTCCCTGATCAGATCGTTATGTTTTCTCTTGCGGGTATGGGGGCGGGACTCTCGGCCGGAGCCAAAACACCGCTCGCAGCCATAGTAATGATTACCGAAATGAGCCATGATGATGTGGTCATCCCCATGACGGCTGCTGTCATCACCAGTTATATCGTGAGTTTCGGCTACAGCCTATACCTTGGCCAGGAGAATATTTTCCGCAGTAATCTCAAGGATTTCACTCCTACGACCAGAAATTATCCGCCCAAAGAGGCATAA
- a CDS encoding chloride channel protein — protein MFIPELLHFFILPIIIGLIGGFSAYLFRIFIQFFSYQYDKIDAIGSIDFYLLSMPLLFYLSHITINNFLRDRANVTIDEIAKKISLLSGRFSFIKGFLVLLFTSLSIGFGVPIGREGPIAKLGGLLSEVFLLTVKTQRINMPIYLSAGVSSAIAATFNAPIAGVIFGIEIIIGRINSYIIIPLVVACATSTMVAREFIGDYTAFYVPPLHYSDAYFKYMPLAGIFFALIALVLTFSLKRMRKLRYKYRYKWKYIIVFIGFFVGVLIVLEPQIKGVGYEYINQIFSAGYKSDTAFEIMASKLLAIILSIGSGIFGGMMSPSIFIGAFGGYWLGGEISHFQTAIDPRVFALVGSAAMLSGVSRAPLRSAVIITELTHSYQMLLPILITSSIAAYIVAKSESGSYFKRGLLQRGIDIEDPGVLNFFNTCKLENYLDKIEPIKPNDVLNKILRRFRKAHSNYLPVVDEENKLIGILSLRDVRKSRLIRTKKRKALKVSNLMSKRPFAISDQSVKEDLYKAISILNADHVPYVKPDGTYVGMININKLLKSMTLHQQGYRIKGFFR, from the coding sequence ATGTTCATTCCGGAATTGCTGCATTTTTTCATATTGCCGATCATCATCGGCCTGATAGGCGGTTTTTCCGCATATCTGTTTCGAATTTTTATACAGTTCTTCTCTTATCAGTACGATAAAATCGACGCCATAGGATCGATAGATTTCTATCTGCTGAGCATGCCTCTTCTCTTTTATCTCTCCCACATCACCATCAACAACTTTTTGCGCGATCGCGCCAATGTGACCATAGATGAAATTGCCAAAAAGATTTCACTCCTTAGCGGGCGATTCTCATTCATCAAAGGTTTTCTGGTCCTGCTTTTTACCTCCTTGAGCATCGGGTTCGGTGTCCCCATAGGCCGGGAGGGACCTATCGCCAAACTGGGAGGGCTTTTGAGCGAAGTTTTTCTGCTGACGGTAAAAACTCAGCGTATCAATATGCCGATTTATCTCAGTGCAGGAGTCTCCTCCGCGATCGCGGCAACCTTCAATGCGCCTATTGCCGGTGTGATATTCGGCATTGAAATCATCATCGGCCGTATCAACTCATATATTATTATTCCGCTGGTCGTTGCCTGTGCAACCTCGACCATGGTCGCCAGGGAATTTATCGGTGACTATACCGCCTTTTATGTTCCTCCCCTGCACTACAGCGACGCCTATTTCAAATACATGCCTCTTGCGGGAATATTTTTCGCCCTCATCGCTCTTGTTCTGACCTTTTCACTCAAACGGATGAGAAAACTCCGCTACAAATATCGCTACAAGTGGAAATATATCATCGTCTTCATCGGTTTCTTTGTGGGGGTGCTGATTGTATTGGAGCCCCAAATAAAGGGGGTCGGATATGAGTATATCAATCAAATCTTTTCTGCCGGATACAAATCCGATACGGCATTCGAAATTATGGCGTCAAAACTTCTTGCCATCATTTTAAGCATCGGTAGCGGAATATTCGGGGGGATGATGTCACCGTCAATTTTCATCGGTGCCTTTGGAGGATACTGGCTGGGTGGGGAGATCAGCCACTTCCAGACAGCGATAGATCCCAGGGTTTTTGCCCTCGTGGGAAGCGCCGCGATGCTTTCGGGCGTATCGAGGGCCCCATTGAGAAGCGCGGTCATCATTACTGAATTGACACATTCATATCAGATGCTTCTGCCCATTTTGATTACATCATCCATCGCTGCCTATATCGTAGCCAAGTCGGAATCCGGATCCTACTTCAAGAGAGGTTTGCTTCAAAGAGGTATCGACATTGAAGATCCGGGTGTTTTGAATTTTTTCAACACGTGCAAACTTGAAAACTACCTCGATAAAATTGAGCCCATCAAACCGAATGATGTCCTGAACAAAATCCTGCGTCGTTTCAGAAAGGCCCACAGTAACTATTTGCCGGTAGTCGACGAGGAGAACAAACTCATCGGCATTCTCTCACTTCGCGATGTCAGAAAGAGCAGACTTATCAGAACGAAAAAGAGAAAGGCTCTTAAAGTAAGCAACCTGATGAGTAAGCGCCCGTTTGCAATCAGTGACCAATCGGTCAAAGAGGACCTCTACAAAGCTATTTCCATTTTAAATGCCGATCACGTTCCATATGTCAAGCCCGACGGTACGTACGTCGGAATGATCAATATCAACAAACTACTCAAAAGTATGACCCTTCATCAGCAGGGATACAGGATAAAAGGCTTTTTCCGATAG
- a CDS encoding 2'-5' RNA ligase family protein translates to MAQYPMRLFIASPVLIYNYTQLRQDFSAVLKGRWVEENALHLTWIFLGDQPAAEPWRKKLRHLTALEAPIPLQGLGSFGRPPRVFHLKAHDPLLYKKAREMKNNGLEPYRFTPHVTLCRIEKIVNWREYKKLLEKYREEILGEILPEIALYESTLCKGGSIYRKIESIV, encoded by the coding sequence ATGGCACAATACCCTATGCGCCTTTTTATCGCTTCACCCGTTCTTATTTACAATTATACGCAGTTGCGTCAGGATTTCTCCGCTGTCTTGAAGGGCAGATGGGTCGAAGAGAATGCCCTGCATCTGACGTGGATCTTTCTCGGCGATCAACCTGCGGCCGAACCCTGGCGGAAAAAATTGCGTCATCTCACAGCATTGGAAGCACCGATTCCACTCCAGGGGCTCGGCAGCTTCGGCAGGCCACCCAGGGTCTTTCACCTAAAAGCCCATGATCCCCTCCTCTACAAAAAAGCCCGGGAAATGAAAAACAATGGACTGGAACCTTATCGTTTCACTCCCCATGTAACCCTCTGTCGGATTGAAAAGATCGTTAATTGGCGGGAATACAAAAAGTTGTTGGAAAAATACAGAGAAGAAATTCTTGGAGAGATTCTCCCCGAGATCGCACTTTATGAAAGTACGCTCTGCAAAGGAGGTTCGATCTATCGAAAGATCGAGAGTATCGTTTAA
- the fusA gene encoding elongation factor G produces MPRSHPLEKVRNIGIAAHIDAGKTTTTERILFYTGVSHKIGEVHDGAATMDWMEQEQERGITITSAATTCEWKGHQINIIDTPGHVDFTIEVERSMRVLDGAVAVFCSVGGVQPQSETVWRQANKYHVPRMVFVNKMDRTGADFFEVERQIKDRLNANPVPIQIPIGAEEDFKGVVDLVEMKAVIWDDDQSLMGQKYEVVDIPEDLVELAEEYREKMIEAVAETSDELLDKYMEGEELTKEEIKAGLKKGCIDLSIVPMTCGTAFKNKGVQTLLDAVVDYLPSPTEVPPIRGEYEDGTEVYVESTDNGPFAALAFKIMTDPFVGQLTFIRSYRGVLKSGSYVYNTSKDKKERVGRLLKMHSNKREEISELYAGEIGAVVGLKYTLTGDTLADEKDKVILEKMEFPDPVISVAVEPKTKADQEKMGIALQKLAQEDPSFRVTTDEESGQTIISGMGELHLEILVDRMMREFKVEAEVGAPQVAYRETIKAPVNQEYKYAKQSGGRGQYGHVFLKIEPQEQGAGYEFVDEIKGGVIPREYIPAVDKGIQEAMQRGIQAGYPVEDVKVTLYDGSYHEVDSSEMAFKLAGSMGFREGAKKANPVILEPIMKVEVEVPEEYMGDVIGDINKRRGQINGMGDRAGNKIVDAFVPLAEMFGYSTDLRSMTQGRATYAMEFDHYDEVPANVAKEIIEKRNG; encoded by the coding sequence ATGCCCAGATCACATCCCCTGGAAAAAGTACGAAACATCGGAATCGCAGCCCACATCGACGCCGGAAAGACCACCACGACCGAGCGGATCCTCTTCTATACCGGGGTCAGCCACAAGATCGGTGAAGTCCATGACGGTGCCGCCACCATGGACTGGATGGAACAGGAGCAGGAGCGCGGGATCACCATTACCTCCGCGGCGACCACCTGTGAATGGAAAGGTCATCAGATCAACATTATCGACACTCCGGGCCACGTTGACTTCACCATCGAAGTCGAGCGTTCTATGCGTGTCCTTGACGGTGCGGTCGCTGTCTTCTGTTCGGTCGGCGGTGTCCAGCCCCAATCCGAAACCGTTTGGCGTCAGGCCAACAAATACCATGTTCCCCGTATGGTATTCGTCAACAAGATGGACCGGACCGGTGCGGACTTCTTCGAAGTCGAGCGTCAGATCAAAGATCGCCTCAACGCCAATCCAGTTCCCATTCAGATCCCCATCGGTGCCGAAGAGGATTTCAAAGGGGTTGTAGACCTGGTCGAGATGAAAGCGGTCATCTGGGACGACGATCAGTCTCTGATGGGGCAGAAGTACGAGGTCGTCGATATTCCCGAAGATCTTGTCGAACTGGCTGAAGAGTACCGTGAAAAGATGATTGAAGCGGTCGCCGAAACCAGCGACGAACTCCTCGACAAATATATGGAGGGCGAAGAGCTCACCAAAGAGGAGATCAAAGCGGGTCTGAAAAAGGGATGTATCGATCTGAGCATCGTTCCCATGACCTGTGGAACCGCCTTTAAAAACAAAGGGGTCCAGACACTGCTCGACGCGGTCGTCGATTACCTGCCTTCTCCTACCGAAGTTCCTCCCATCCGCGGTGAGTACGAAGACGGTACGGAAGTCTATGTCGAGTCGACTGACAACGGTCCGTTCGCCGCACTGGCGTTCAAGATCATGACCGACCCCTTCGTGGGTCAGCTGACCTTTATCCGCAGCTATCGGGGGGTCCTGAAGTCCGGTTCCTATGTCTACAATACCAGTAAAGACAAGAAAGAGCGCGTAGGTCGTCTGCTGAAAATGCACTCCAACAAGCGCGAAGAGATCAGTGAACTCTACGCCGGTGAAATCGGTGCCGTCGTGGGTCTGAAATATACTCTGACCGGCGATACTCTGGCCGATGAGAAAGACAAAGTCATTCTCGAAAAGATGGAGTTCCCCGATCCGGTTATCTCTGTCGCCGTCGAGCCCAAGACCAAGGCCGACCAGGAGAAGATGGGAATCGCCCTTCAGAAATTGGCACAGGAAGATCCCTCTTTCCGTGTAACAACTGACGAAGAGTCCGGCCAAACCATCATTTCCGGTATGGGTGAGCTTCACCTGGAGATCCTGGTCGACCGGATGATGCGTGAATTCAAGGTCGAAGCGGAAGTCGGTGCTCCCCAGGTCGCTTACCGCGAAACCATCAAGGCTCCCGTCAACCAGGAGTACAAATACGCCAAGCAGTCCGGTGGACGCGGTCAGTATGGACATGTTTTCCTGAAGATCGAGCCTCAGGAGCAGGGTGCCGGATACGAGTTTGTCGACGAGATCAAGGGGGGAGTCATTCCCAGAGAATATATCCCCGCCGTCGATAAAGGTATTCAGGAAGCGATGCAGCGCGGTATTCAGGCGGGCTATCCCGTCGAGGATGTCAAGGTGACCCTCTACGACGGAAGTTACCACGAAGTCGACTCTTCGGAGATGGCCTTCAAACTGGCCGGTTCTATGGGCTTCCGCGAAGGGGCCAAAAAGGCCAACCCCGTTATCCTCGAGCCGATCATGAAGGTCGAAGTCGAAGTCCCCGAAGAGTATATGGGTGACGTCATCGGCGATATCAACAAGCGCCGCGGTCAAATCAACGGTATGGGTGATCGTGCCGGTAATAAAATCGTCGACGCCTTCGTTCCCCTGGCGGAGATGTTCGGTTACTCCACCGACCTGCGCTCCATGACCCAGGGCCGGGCTACCTACGCGATGGAATTCGATCACTACGACGAAGTTCCCGCGAACGTGGCCAAAGAGATCATCGAGAAGCGCAACGGCTGA
- the rpsG gene encoding 30S ribosomal protein S7 — translation MRRRRAPQRPVMPDPVHGSKVLTKFINAVMLDGKKSVAQKIMYGALERIESKTGEKGIDVFNKAMENVRPVMEVKSRRVGGATYQVPVEVRPVRQQSLAIRWIVEAARKRNERTMVERLANELMDAATEKGAAFKKKEDTYKMAEANKAFAHYRW, via the coding sequence ATGAGAAGAAGAAGAGCGCCTCAGCGTCCGGTCATGCCGGATCCTGTTCACGGAAGTAAAGTCCTGACCAAGTTTATCAATGCCGTCATGCTTGACGGCAAAAAGAGTGTCGCCCAGAAGATCATGTATGGTGCCCTGGAGAGAATTGAATCCAAAACCGGTGAAAAGGGTATTGATGTCTTCAACAAGGCGATGGAGAATGTCCGCCCTGTGATGGAAGTCAAAAGCCGTCGTGTCGGTGGAGCCACTTACCAGGTTCCCGTCGAAGTTCGCCCCGTTCGCCAGCAGTCTTTGGCGATCCGCTGGATCGTTGAAGCGGCACGCAAGCGTAATGAGCGGACAATGGTCGAGCGCCTGGCCAACGAGCTGATGGATGCCGCCACCGAAAAGGGTGCGGCATTCAAGAAGAAGGAAGATACCTACAAAATGGCCGAAGCCAACAAAGCCTTCGCCCATTATCGCTGGTAA
- the rpsL gene encoding 30S ribosomal protein S12, whose product MPTINQLIRKERKKVIKKSKSPALVNCPQRRGVCTRVYTTTPKKPNSALRKVAKVRLTSGFEVISYIGGEGHNLQEHSIVLVRGGRVKDLPGVKYHIVRGALDAAGVANRKVSRSKYGTKRPK is encoded by the coding sequence TTGCCTACCATCAACCAGTTGATCCGCAAAGAGCGGAAAAAGGTGATCAAAAAGTCCAAATCACCTGCCCTAGTAAACTGTCCTCAGCGTCGCGGTGTCTGCACCCGCGTCTATACCACGACCCCCAAGAAGCCGAACTCCGCGCTTCGTAAGGTCGCGAAAGTCCGCCTCACCAGCGGCTTTGAAGTCATCTCCTACATTGGCGGTGAAGGTCACAACCTTCAGGAACACTCCATCGTTCTGGTCCGCGGCGGCCGGGTCAAAGACCTTCCCGGTGTGAAGTATCACATCGTCCGCGGTGCCCTCGATGCCGCTGGAGTCGCCAACCGGAAGGTTTCCCGCTCCAAGTACGGAACCAAGCGGCCCAAGTAA